Proteins from a genomic interval of Lycium ferocissimum isolate CSIRO_LF1 chromosome 2, AGI_CSIRO_Lferr_CH_V1, whole genome shotgun sequence:
- the LOC132034221 gene encoding nascent polypeptide-associated complex subunit beta-like has protein sequence MNVEKLRKMAGSVRTGGKGTMRRKKKAVHKTTTTDDKRLQSTLKRIGVNAIPAIEEVNIFKEDVVIQFINPKVQASIAANTWVVTGSPQTKKLQDILPQIIHQLGPDNLENLKKLAEQFQKQAPGAGAPEGAAAAQEDDDDEVPELVAGQTFEAAAAEEGHT, from the exons ATGAATGTAGAAAAGCTACGTAAGATGGCCGGTTCGGTTAGGACCGGTGGTAAGGGAACCATGCGAAG AAAAAAGAAGGCTGTTCACAAGACAACTACAACAGATGACAAGAGACTCCAAAGCACCCTGAAAAGAATTGGGGTGAATGCTATTCCTGCTATCGAAGAGGTTAACATTTTCAAGGAGGATGTAGTTATCCAATTTATTAACCCCAAAG TTCAAGCCTCTATTGCTGCAAACACTTGGGTTGTTACTGGTTCCCCTCAGACAAAGA AGTTGCAGGATATTCTTCCTCAAATTATTCACCAGTTGG GCCCTGATAATTTGGAGAATTTGAAAAAGCTAGCGGAGCAGTTCCAGAAGCAAGCACCTGGCGCCGGGGCGCCTGAAGGTGCTGCTGCAGCACaggaggatgatgatgatgaggtgcCGGAACTTGTGGCTGGTCAAACCTTTGAAGCAGCCGCTGCTGAGGAGGGtcacacttaa